CTTCATGCGCACCACCCAGGGCCCCAAGCGGGTGGACGTGATCTACCGCCGCCTGGACGACGACTTCCTGGACCCGAAGGTCTTCCGCAAGGATTCGACCCTGGGCTGTGCCGGCCTGGTGGAAGCCTACAAGGCCGGCAACGTCACCCTGTCCAACGCCATCGGCACCGGGATCGCGGACGACAAGTCCATCTATCCCTACGTGCCCAAGATGATCGAGTTCTACCTGGGCGAGAAGCCGATCCTCAACAACGTGCCCACCTATCTGTGTCGGGTCGAGGACGATCTGAAATACGTGCTGGACCACCTGGGCGAACTGGTGGTCAAGGAGGTGCACGGCGCCGGGGGCTACGGCATGCTGGTCGGCCCGGCCGCCACCAAGGCCGAGATCGAGGACTTCCGGGCCCACCTGGTCACCAACCCGAGCAACTACATCGCCCAGCCCACGCTGAGCCTGTCCACCTGCCCGACCTTCGTCGAATCCGGTATCGCGCCGCGCCACATCGACCTGCGGCCCTTCGTGCTTTCGGGCGCCGAGGTGCAGATGGTGCCGGGCGGTCTGACCCGCGTGGCCCTGAAGGAGGGCTCGCTGGTGGTCAACTCCAGCCAGGGCGGCGGCACCAAGGATACCTGGGTGCTGGAAGACTGAATCGAACGCGGAAAGCCAAGAACATGCTGTCAAGAACCGCCGACCATCTGTTCTGGATGTCGCGCTACATGGAGCGCGCGGAAAACACCGCGCGCATGCTCGACGTCAACTACCAGACCTCGCTGCTGCCGCAGTCCGCGGCCGTGGCCGAACAGGGCTGGCGCAGCCTGCTGAGCATCTCCGAGCTCACCCACGACTACCAGAGCCGCTACGACGGCATCAGCGCCCGCCAGGTGATGGACTTCATGGTGCGCGACGAGCGCAACCCCTCGTCCATCCTGCGCTGCCTGCGCGCCGCGCGCGAGAACGCCCGCGCCGTGCGCGGCTCGCTGACCACCGAGGTCTGGGAGACCACCAACCAGACCTGGCTGGAATTCAACCGGGTGCTGGCCGACGGGCTGCTCACGCGCGACCCGGCCGCCGTCTTCGAGTGGGTGAAGTTCCGCTCGCACCTCTCGCGCGGGGTGTCGGTGGGCACCATGCTGCAGGACGAGGCCTTCCACTTCCTGCGCATCGGTTCCTTCCTGGAGCGGGCCGACAACACCGCCCGCCTGCTGGACGTGAAGTTCCACGCCGTGGAGAGCGACTTCTACGGCAATGCCAGCGAGAAGGATGGGGACTACGACTTCTACCACTGGTCGGCCATCCTGCGCTCGGTCTCCGCCTTCGAGATCTACCGCAAGGTCTACCGCAACGTGATCCTGCCGGAGAAGGTGGCCGAACTGCTGATCGTGCGTCCGGACATGCCGCGTTCCTTGGCCCACTGCATGCACGAGGTGGTGACCAACCTCAAGCTGGTGGCCAACCAGCAGTCGGGCGAGACGCTGCGCCGGGCGGGCCGCCTGAGCTGCGACCTGGAATATGCCCGCATCGACGAGATCCTCTCGACCGGTCTGCATGCCTACCTGACCCAGTTCCTCGACCGGGTCGGAGATCTGGGCGCCGGGATTGCCCGCGACTTCCTGGTGGCCTGCGACTGAGGCCGCGGCCAAGGTCTGGTTCGACGCTGTCACAAGGACCGGTGCTCTCCCATGGGAGCATCGCCGGTCCTGCCCGATTGATCCGATTCATGCGCCCCCCGGGGTGCCGAGGTAAGGCCCGTGTCCATCCACGTCGCGCTCAAACACGTCACCCACTACCGCTATGACCGGCTGGTGAATCTCTCGCCGCAGGTCGTCCGCCTGCGGCCGGCACCGCACTGCCGCACGCCCATCCTTTCGTACTCGATGAGGGTGGAGCCGGCCAACCATTTCACCAACTGGCAGCAGGACCCTTTCTCCAACTACCTGGCCCGCCTGGTCTTCCCGGAGCCGACCACCGAGTTCAAGGTCACGGTGGACCTGGTGGCCGAGATGGCGGTCTACAACCCCTTCGATTTCTTCCTGGAGCCGGGGGCCGAGAACTTTCCCTTCGCCTACGAGCCGGGCCTGGCGGCAGAGCTCGCGCCCTACCTGGTGGCGGAGACGCCCACGCCGGCCTTTGCGAAGTTCCTGGCCAGCATCGACCGCAAGGAGATGCGCACCATCGACTTCCTGGTCGGCCTGAACCAGCGCCTGCAGAACGACATCTCCTACCTCATCCGCATGGAGCCGGGCGTGCAGACCCCGGAGGAGACGCTGACCAAGGCCTCGGGCTCCTGCCGCGACACCGGCTGGCTGCTGGTTGAGACCCTGCGCCACATGGGCCTGGCCGCACGCTTCGTGTCGGGTTACCTGATCCAACTGACCCCCGATGTGAAGGCGCTCGATGGCCCCAGCGGCACCGAGGTGGACTTCACCGACCTGCATGCCTGGTGCGAGGTCTACCTGCCCGGCGCGGGGTGGATCGGCCTGGATCCGACCTCCGGGCTGCTGGCGGGCGAGGGTCACATCCCGCTGGCCTGCACCCCCACACCCTCCAGCGCCGCCCCCATCACCGGGGCGGTGGACGAGTGCGAGGTCACCTTCGGCCACGAGATGGCCGTCACCCGCATCTTCGAGTCACCCCGCGTCACCAAGCCCTACACCGAGGACCAGTGGGCCCAGGTGCTGCAACTGGGCGAGCGGGTGGATGCCCAGCTGGCGGCCGGCGATGTGCGCCTGACCATGGGTGGCGAGCCGACCTTCGTCTCGGTGGACGACCGCGACGGTGCCGAATGGAACACCGACGCCCTGGGCCCGACCAAGCGGGTCTATGCCCAGGACCTGGTGCAGCGCCTGCGCGACGAGTACGGGCAGGGCGGTTTCCTGCACTTCGGCCAGGGCAAGTGGTACCCCGGCGAGCAGCTGCCACGCTGGGCCCTGTCGATCTACTGGCGCACCGATGGCCAGCCCTGCTGGGGCGACCCCTCCCTGTTCGCCGACGAGCGTGACCTGCACCAGTACACCAGTGCCGATGCCAAGCGCTTCATGAGTGCGCTGACCCGCCACCTGGGCGTGGGCGACCAGTTCGTCCAGACCGGCTATGAAGACACCTGGTACTACCTGTGGCGCGAGCGTCGCCTGCCGGTGAACGTCGACCCCTTCGATTCCCGTCTGGACGACGAGCTGGAGCGGGTGCGCCTGCGCCGCATCTTCGACCAGGGCCTGGAACACGAGGTGGGCTATGTGCTGCCCATCAAGCGGGCCGAGGGCCCGACCCTGTCGGGCGGCAAGTGGGAGACCGGTCCCTGGTTCTTCCGCGACGAACGCATGTACCTGATCCCCGGCGATTCGCCGATGGGCTACCGCCTGCCGCTGGATTCCCTGCCTTGGGTGAAGGACAGCGACTACCCCTATCTGCACGACTACGACCCCTTCGCCCCGCGCGGCGAGCTGCCGGCCCCGGCCGAGCTGCGCCGGCAGATGCTGGGCCTGCGCGGCGGCACCTCCGCGGGGGGCGCCGACGAGGGTGCGGGCTATGCCGCACACCGTATTGGCGGCGGCTTTGCCGAAGGTGGCACCGTGGCGCTGCAGAACAGCCCGCAGGGCGCCGGCAACGCCGGTCCAGGCGGGCTGCCCGGCGGCAGGGTCTTGCCCGACGCCTACCCCGAGCGCTTCCAGTCGGCCCACTGGATCACCCGCACCGCGCTGTGCGTGGAGGTGCGCGACCCGCGCCGGGCCAACGGCCCCAAGGCCGAGAAGGTGGGGCAGGCCAGCGGCGTGCTCTACGTCTTCATGCCCCCGCTGGCGCTGCTGGAGGACTATCTGGAGCTGCTGACCGCGGTGGAGGCCACGGCGGCCGAACTGGGCGTCAAGGTGGTGCTGGAGGGCTACCCGCCGCCGCGCGATCCGCGCCTGAAGCTGCTGCAGGTCACGCCCGACCCGGGCGTCATCGAGGTCAACATCCACCCGGCCCACAACTGGAAGGAACTGGTGCAGCACACCGAGTTCCTCTACGACGCAGCCTGGCGCTCGCGCCTGTCGACCGAGAAGTTCATGCTCGACGGCCGCCACACCGGCACCGGCGGCGGCAACCACTTCGTGATGGGCGGGGCCACGCCGGCGGATTCGCCCTTCCTGCGCCGGCCGGACCTGCTGGCCTCGCTGCTGGCCTACTGGCACAACCACCCGGCGCTGAGCTACCTGTTCTCCGGCCTGTTCATCGGCCCGACCAGCCAGGCCCCGCGGGTGGACGAGGCCCGCAATGACCAGCTGCGCGAGCTGGAGGTCGCCCTGGGCGAGATCGAACGCAACAAGGCCATCTACGGCGAGGACATGCCGCCCTGGCTGGTGGACCGAACCCTGCGCAATGTGCTCGTGGATGTCACCGGCAACACGCACCGCAGCGAGTTCTGCATCGACAAGCTCTATTCGCCGGATTCGGCCAGCGGCCGGCTGGGCCTGCTGGAGCTGCGTGCCTTCGAGATGCCGCCGCATGCGCGCATGAGCATCGTGCAGCAGCTGCTGCTGCGCTCGCTGGTGGCGCGCTTCTGGAAGGAGCCCTACCGCGCGCCCCTGGTGCGTTGGGGCACCGAGCTGCACGACCGCTTCCTGCTGCCCACCTTCATCCAGATGGACTTCGAGGACGTGATCGAGGACATGCAGCGGGCCGGTTACGCCTTCGACGCCGCCTGGTTCGCCCCGCACTTCGAGTTCCGCTTCCCCAAGATCGGCGAGATTGCCGCCCGAGGCGTGCACATGGTGCTGCGCAACGCGCTGGAGCCCTGGCACGTGATGGGCGAGGAGGGCGCGGCCGGTGGCACGGTGCGCTATGTCGATTCGTCGCTGGAGCGCGTGGAGGTCAAGGTCAGCGGCCTGGTGAATCCGCGCCACCGCGTGACCGTCAACGGCGTGACGCTGCCCCTGCAACCCACCGGACGGGTGGGCGAATATGTGGCCGGCGTGCGCTTCCGGGCCTGGCAGCCGCCTTCGGCCCTGCACCCCACCATCGGCGTGCATGCGCCGCTGACGGTGGACCTGGTGGACACCTGGGCCCAGCGCTCGCTGGGCGGGGGGCGCTACCACGTGGCCCACCCGGGCGGCCGCAACTACGCCACCTTCCCGATCAACGCCTACGAGGCCGAGAGCCGCCGTCTGGCGCGCTTCTTCCCCTTCGGGCACACGCCGGGCAAGATGGTGGTGGCCGAGGCCGAGCGCAGCCTGGAGTTCCCGTTCACGCTGGACCTGCGCAAGGTCGGGCGTTGAGCCGGCGGTTCGTGATGTTTCCGTGACACATGACCGAGCGGGATGGGCCACCCCCGAGCCCGGGCGTTGGCCCGGCAAGGCATGATCGCGGGATGTCTTCCGGAGTTCCCGCCATCGTTCCCCTGCCGCCGCAGCAGACCAGCCTGCTGTCGGACGAACCCCTCGACCCCGTGGCCCTGGCCCACGGGGCCGTGCAGCGCGGCGACGACGGGCACTTCGACGAGCTGACGGGGCGGCTCAACGAGGGGGCGGCGCCCGCAGGCGCCCTGACCCCGATCTGGCAGCGCTTCTTCACCTCCACCGGGGTCCAGGGGTGGCAGGATCTGCCCCACCGGCTGGACCGTCTGCGCCACCGCGTGCGGGAGGACGGCGCCACCTACAACGTCTACGACGACCCGGATCAGCCCACGCGCCCCTGGCCGCTGGAGCTGCTGCCCATGCTCATCGGCCCCGGGGACTGGGCGGCCATCGAGCAAGGTGTGGCCCAGCGGGCCCGTTTGCTCAACGCCGCCATGGCCGACATCTACGGCCAGCGCAGCCTGCTGGACCTGGGGCTGCTGCCGGCCTCGCTGGTGCTGGGGCATCCGCAGTACCTGCGTGCGCTGCACGGGGCCAAGCCCCCGGGGGGCGTGCATCTGCATGTGGCGGCCTTCGACCTGTCCCGCGGGCCGGATGGCAGCTGGCGCGTGCTGCAGCAGCGCACGCAGGCCCCCTCCGGCCTCGGCTACCTGATCGAGAACCGGCTGATCGTCTCGCAGCAGCTGCCCGAGGCCTTCCGCGACCTGCACGTGCAGCGCCTGGCGGGCAGCTTCCAGACCCTGATGGAAGGGCTGATGCGCATCTCGCCCGCGGGCGAAACCTCCCGCGCGGTGCTGCTCACACCGGGGCCGCACAACGAGACCTATTTCGAGCATGTCTTCCTGGCCCGCTACCTCGGCATCACCCTGGTGGAGGGCGGCGACCTGACGGTGCGGGCCAACCGGCTCTACCTGAAGACCCTGCGCGGGCTGGAGCGGGTTCACATCCTGCTGCGACGGGTGGATGACGAATACCTGGACCCGCTGGAGCTGCGTCCCGACTCCGCGCTGGGCATTCCCGGCCTGGTGCAGGCTTTGCGGGCCGGCGAGGTGGTGGTGGCCAACGCCCCCGGTGCCGGCTGGCTGGAGAGCCCGGGCCTGGCCGCCTTCTGGCCCGGTGTGGCGCGCCACCTGCTGGACGAGGAACTGCTGCTGCCCAGTGCCACCAGCTGGTGGTGTGGCGAGCAGACGGTCTGGGACAGGCACAAGAGTCGGCTGGAGGAGTTCGTGGTGGCGCCCACCTTCCCGGCCAGCGACACCACGCACAGCTTCGCACCGGTGCTGGCGGCCACCCAGGCGCCCAGCGCCCGCGCCAGCCTGGCCGGCCGCATCGAGGCCGATCCGGCGGCCCATACCCTGCAGGCCCGCAGCCGCCCCTCGGAGATGCCGGTGTGGCACGAGGGCCGGCTGGAGCCGCGCCCGGCCGTGGTCCGCGTCTTCGCCATTGCGGACGGGCAAGGCGGCTGGCAGGTGCTGCCCGGCGGCATGACCCGGGTGGCCACCCGGCGCGAAGCGCTGCACGACCCCTGGCTGTCCATGCAGCGTGGCAGCGCCAGCGCCGACACCTGGGTGCTGACCGAGGGGCCGGTGGACCCGACGTCCCTGCTGCCCAAGCCGCTGAGCGCCACCGATCTCTCGCGGATGCACCGCAGCGTGACCAGCCGCTCGGCCGAGAACCTGTTCTGGCTGGGCCGCTACACCGAGCGGGCCGAAAATTCGGTGCGCCTGGCCCGCCTGACCCTGGAATCGCTCTCCGGTGCCGCGCTGCACGAGGCCTCTCCCGCCGTGCTGGCGGTGCTGGACCAACTGGCCCGACGCCATGGCCTGGCGGGCGACAGCGTGCCCTCGCCGCTGCAGTCGCAGCGGGTGTTCGAGCGTTCGCTGATTCATGCGCTGGGCGACACGCGGGGGGCCACCAGCGTGGCCTTCAACCTGCAGGCCCTGCAGGGCTGTGCCCAGGCCCTGCGCGAACGGCTGTCGCCGGAGCACTGGCAGCTCATCCGCGAGGTGGGTGAACAGTTCCAGGGGCGGCTGTCGGCCATCTTCGGGTCGGCCTCCACCGACCCGGTCACCGAAGTCATCGATGCCCTGACGCAGGCCGACGGCCATCTGGCGGCGATCACCGGCGGCCAGACCGATCGCATGACCCGCGACGATGGCTGGCGCCTGCTCAGCGTGGGGCGTCAGCTGGAGCGCCTGGATTTCCTATCGCACGCCATGGCCTGCAGCTTCGAGCACGGCCTGCACCGCTGCGACGACGGCTTTGCGCTGATGCTGGGCCTCTTTGATTCCACCATCACCTACCGGGCCCATTTCCAGGCCCGGCGCGAAGTGCCTCCCCTGCTGCACCTGCTGGTGTTCGACACCGACAACCCCCGTTCCCTGGCCTGGGTGGGCCGCACCATGCGCGAGCGCCTGCTGAAACTGGCCCGCCATGAGCCCGACTGGGCACAGGAGGTGGTGGAGAAGCTGCCGCGCCCCGAACAGTGGTCGCTGGAGGCGCTCAGCGCCGACGTGGGTGACCATGCCCACGCCGCCTTGGTCGAGGTCCTGCAGGCCTGCAGCGTGCAGGCGCAGGAGGTGTCCGATGCCATCGGCCGCAAGCTGTTCTCCCATGTGGGGCCGGTGGACCGCATGGTGTGGCAATGACGGCCCTGCGCTGGCTGCGGGTGCAGCACGACACCCACTACGACTACGATGCTCCGGTGGAACTGGCCCACCACGTGGCCTACCTGGCGCCGCGGGCCACCGCGGTTCAGCAGGTGCGCGGCTGGACGCTGAGCATCGATCCGCTGCCCGACGAATGGCTGCCGCTGCAGGAGGGCGCCGAGGAGCCTTCGGCCCTGCAGGCGGGGCTGGCGCTGCCGGCGGCCCAGCACAGCCTGGACAGCTGGGGCAACCAGCGGCTGACCTTCAGCCATTCCCGCGTGCACGAGCGGCTGACGGTGCGCTCCACCTTCGAGGCCGGCTTGGCCGAACCTGTGATGCCGGACACCGGCCGCAGCCCGGCCTGGGAGGAGGTGGCCGAATCCCTGCGCTACCACGCGGGGGCGGCGCACTCCGAGGCGGTGGAGTTCACCCTGCCGTCGCAGTTCGTGCCGCGTTCGGCCCAGCTGGCCGCCTTCGGCCGGCTGGCCTTCACGCCTGGACGCAGCGTGCTCGAGGGTGCGCTGGCCCTGATGAACCTGGTGCATGAGCGCTTCGAGTACCAGCCACAGGCCACCTCGGTCAACACCCGGGCGACCGAGGCGCTGAGCCTGTCGCGCGGGGTCTGCCAGGATTTCGCCCACGTGATGATCGGGGCGTGTCGCTCGCTGGGCCTGGCGGCCCGCTACGTCAGCGGCTACCTGCTGACCCAGCCACCGCCAGGGCAGCCCCGGCTCATCGGCGCGGATGCCTCCCACGCCTGGGCGGCCGTCTGGTGCCCGGACAATGGTTGGCTGGCGCTGGACCCGACCAACAACGTGCCGGTGGGGCTGGACCATGTCACCCTGGCCTGGGGGCGGGACTATGCCGACGTGGCGCCGCTGCGCGGCGTCATCCGCGGCGGAGGCCGGGCCTTGCCGCGGGTGGCCGTGACGGTGGCCCCGCTGGATGAACTGCCGCTGCTGCGCAGCGTGCCGAAGGAGACATGATGGACGGGGGGCTGGCGCGGCGCGCCTGGCTGGCGGCGGTGAGTCTGGCAGGCATGGGCCTGTCAGCCGCGACCTCGGCGGCAGAAGATCTGCAGCGGCTGGCCCAGTGGGACTTCGCCCGACCCGGCGCGGACCGCCCCTGGCGCACCACGGGCCAGCCGGCTTCGGCGGCCAAGGCCCGCATCGACGGGGGGCTGCTGGCGCTGGACGCGCAGGTGTACGACACACCGGCGGGGCAGCCCGCCTGCCCGCTGGCGGCCGCCGAGGTGGTGCTGGGCGATGCCCGCCTGCGCAAGGGCCAGTTCTCCAGACTGGCCATCGACATCGAGGTGAAGCGCTGGGCACTGGGGCTGGGGCGCTTCGACGACGACGTGCCCCGCCTTGAACTGGTCTACCGCGGCCAGCGCCATCAGCTCGGGCTCTCGGGCTTCAAGGCCATGCCCGGCACGGTGCGGGTGG
This sequence is a window from Ideonella dechloratans. Protein-coding genes within it:
- a CDS encoding transglutaminase family protein; the protein is MTALRWLRVQHDTHYDYDAPVELAHHVAYLAPRATAVQQVRGWTLSIDPLPDEWLPLQEGAEEPSALQAGLALPAAQHSLDSWGNQRLTFSHSRVHERLTVRSTFEAGLAEPVMPDTGRSPAWEEVAESLRYHAGAAHSEAVEFTLPSQFVPRSAQLAAFGRLAFTPGRSVLEGALALMNLVHERFEYQPQATSVNTRATEALSLSRGVCQDFAHVMIGACRSLGLAARYVSGYLLTQPPPGQPRLIGADASHAWAAVWCPDNGWLALDPTNNVPVGLDHVTLAWGRDYADVAPLRGVIRGGGRALPRVAVTVAPLDELPLLRSVPKET
- a CDS encoding transglutaminase family protein; amino-acid sequence: MSIHVALKHVTHYRYDRLVNLSPQVVRLRPAPHCRTPILSYSMRVEPANHFTNWQQDPFSNYLARLVFPEPTTEFKVTVDLVAEMAVYNPFDFFLEPGAENFPFAYEPGLAAELAPYLVAETPTPAFAKFLASIDRKEMRTIDFLVGLNQRLQNDISYLIRMEPGVQTPEETLTKASGSCRDTGWLLVETLRHMGLAARFVSGYLIQLTPDVKALDGPSGTEVDFTDLHAWCEVYLPGAGWIGLDPTSGLLAGEGHIPLACTPTPSSAAPITGAVDECEVTFGHEMAVTRIFESPRVTKPYTEDQWAQVLQLGERVDAQLAAGDVRLTMGGEPTFVSVDDRDGAEWNTDALGPTKRVYAQDLVQRLRDEYGQGGFLHFGQGKWYPGEQLPRWALSIYWRTDGQPCWGDPSLFADERDLHQYTSADAKRFMSALTRHLGVGDQFVQTGYEDTWYYLWRERRLPVNVDPFDSRLDDELERVRLRRIFDQGLEHEVGYVLPIKRAEGPTLSGGKWETGPWFFRDERMYLIPGDSPMGYRLPLDSLPWVKDSDYPYLHDYDPFAPRGELPAPAELRRQMLGLRGGTSAGGADEGAGYAAHRIGGGFAEGGTVALQNSPQGAGNAGPGGLPGGRVLPDAYPERFQSAHWITRTALCVEVRDPRRANGPKAEKVGQASGVLYVFMPPLALLEDYLELLTAVEATAAELGVKVVLEGYPPPRDPRLKLLQVTPDPGVIEVNIHPAHNWKELVQHTEFLYDAAWRSRLSTEKFMLDGRHTGTGGGNHFVMGGATPADSPFLRRPDLLASLLAYWHNHPALSYLFSGLFIGPTSQAPRVDEARNDQLRELEVALGEIERNKAIYGEDMPPWLVDRTLRNVLVDVTGNTHRSEFCIDKLYSPDSASGRLGLLELRAFEMPPHARMSIVQQLLLRSLVARFWKEPYRAPLVRWGTELHDRFLLPTFIQMDFEDVIEDMQRAGYAFDAAWFAPHFEFRFPKIGEIAARGVHMVLRNALEPWHVMGEEGAAGGTVRYVDSSLERVEVKVSGLVNPRHRVTVNGVTLPLQPTGRVGEYVAGVRFRAWQPPSALHPTIGVHAPLTVDLVDTWAQRSLGGGRYHVAHPGGRNYATFPINAYEAESRRLARFFPFGHTPGKMVVAEAERSLEFPFTLDLRKVGR
- a CDS encoding alpha-E domain-containing protein, which codes for MLSRTADHLFWMSRYMERAENTARMLDVNYQTSLLPQSAAVAEQGWRSLLSISELTHDYQSRYDGISARQVMDFMVRDERNPSSILRCLRAARENARAVRGSLTTEVWETTNQTWLEFNRVLADGLLTRDPAAVFEWVKFRSHLSRGVSVGTMLQDEAFHFLRIGSFLERADNTARLLDVKFHAVESDFYGNASEKDGDYDFYHWSAILRSVSAFEIYRKVYRNVILPEKVAELLIVRPDMPRSLAHCMHEVVTNLKLVANQQSGETLRRAGRLSCDLEYARIDEILSTGLHAYLTQFLDRVGDLGAGIARDFLVACD
- a CDS encoding circularly permuted type 2 ATP-grasp protein — encoded protein: MSSGVPAIVPLPPQQTSLLSDEPLDPVALAHGAVQRGDDGHFDELTGRLNEGAAPAGALTPIWQRFFTSTGVQGWQDLPHRLDRLRHRVREDGATYNVYDDPDQPTRPWPLELLPMLIGPGDWAAIEQGVAQRARLLNAAMADIYGQRSLLDLGLLPASLVLGHPQYLRALHGAKPPGGVHLHVAAFDLSRGPDGSWRVLQQRTQAPSGLGYLIENRLIVSQQLPEAFRDLHVQRLAGSFQTLMEGLMRISPAGETSRAVLLTPGPHNETYFEHVFLARYLGITLVEGGDLTVRANRLYLKTLRGLERVHILLRRVDDEYLDPLELRPDSALGIPGLVQALRAGEVVVANAPGAGWLESPGLAAFWPGVARHLLDEELLLPSATSWWCGEQTVWDRHKSRLEEFVVAPTFPASDTTHSFAPVLAATQAPSARASLAGRIEADPAAHTLQARSRPSEMPVWHEGRLEPRPAVVRVFAIADGQGGWQVLPGGMTRVATRREALHDPWLSMQRGSASADTWVLTEGPVDPTSLLPKPLSATDLSRMHRSVTSRSAENLFWLGRYTERAENSVRLARLTLESLSGAALHEASPAVLAVLDQLARRHGLAGDSVPSPLQSQRVFERSLIHALGDTRGATSVAFNLQALQGCAQALRERLSPEHWQLIREVGEQFQGRLSAIFGSASTDPVTEVIDALTQADGHLAAITGGQTDRMTRDDGWRLLSVGRQLERLDFLSHAMACSFEHGLHRCDDGFALMLGLFDSTITYRAHFQARREVPPLLHLLVFDTDNPRSLAWVGRTMRERLLKLARHEPDWAQEVVEKLPRPEQWSLEALSADVGDHAHAALVEVLQACSVQAQEVSDAIGRKLFSHVGPVDRMVWQ